The Tachysurus fulvidraco isolate hzauxx_2018 chromosome 4, HZAU_PFXX_2.0, whole genome shotgun sequence DNA window TCGTTTCAGTCACTTTAATATTTCACTTTTAATAAACTTTTGAAtatcacatttttttccaatgtaTTATCTGCAACATGTATGTGCACATCTGCCCCATCACATCATTGTTTCAACAAGCCAcattaactgaaaaaaaaataaatgccgAGAACGTGAATCGGACATGTgagatgaaattaaataaaaataaatgtaataaaattgtaACACACTCGAGTCTAATTATCAAACATCTCTTCAGAATATttaacaaacctttttttttttaaatctttttttttaatctgtaatttTTCCATAAGGCAAAATACTGTGTCTGGTATATGTTATTCTGTGAACTCAGGGGAAATGTGCAGCATCAGGAGGTCTTGACCTCTGCGCACCACCATGTTGATGCTGTCACTTGTCCGTACTGCATTGTAGATTTCTTCTGAGGTGCTCACCTTTTTCCCATTGACTTCCACCACAATATCACCTGGTTTCATACCcgctctgacacacacaaagaacacagtgttcacattaaaaaaattttaaaccaTATTCCACAAGCTGGCTCTGTCcttctccttttatttttttacacacacacacacacacacacacacacacacacacacagctttattccctttattaggaacacctataTGACTGCACATTCctacagttatctaatcagccaatcatgtggcagcagcagaGTGCAAAAACAGAGCAagtggtgaagaaaaaaaatatcctgAGACTTTAACCGTGGCATTGTTATTGGTGACAGAGCGGTTGGTTTgagtaattcattttaattctgaGTAGTGTGATGTCAAACCGTattcaacaaaataaatgaaaaaggaGAATGTTACATGAGGTGGAAATGAGAGTAAACATTACTCAGATAAGACACTGAATTTGTAATTGtttaataaactattaaattTGACAGTGTATGTAAAACAAGGACACCATTTTTATCTGCTGACCTGTTGGCCGGAGAGCCAGTGATAACACGATGGATGAGGATTCCATGTGTTACATCTGGGAACAAGGGATCACGCATCTTCAACTCAGTGATTATACTAAAAGATAATAAGACACCAAGAATGACTACAGCTCTGCCAAGTTGCACCTCTGTGTTATTTAAttagtatgtttgtgtttttaatgagcACTTATGGATCAGGTTACCTGGGTGTTAGTGTTAACATCATCACTCCTATGTAGCGGCGTTTATTTTCAGAGCCACTGAACCAAGAACCTGTAAACGACCAAGAGCAATGAGAGATCCAAAAGTTGTCATGAATGACTTTAAAGAATAAGAGAAATGATGCATTTTACTCTTTTTATCAGCAGCATTCTCAAGGAAAAGACGAAGTCTGTCAGAGGGAATGGCAAAAGAAATCCCAGCAGTCACCTTCATGGTGTTAATACCAATGACCTCACCATCctgagagttaaaaaaaaaaaaaaaaaaaaaccatttaaaTACTGAGTTTGTGATACAGTGATttaattctgtgtgtttatattattgTCTAAGGTAGTTCTTACCAAATTAATAAGTGGACCACCTGAATTCCCAAACTGTAAAGGTCCAAAGAAGTACAAATATCAGAAGGTTTCAATATtatgtttttacacatttaGAGTTTGACAAAAATATGTTATCTAAATTGGGCAAAGTGGTGCATGCTCACATCTATGGCAGCATCGGTCTGTATGTAGTCCATGTTGCCATTAGACAGGCCCAGTTCTTTGCTGCCTCTTTGAGCCGAACTAACTATTCCAGATGTGATGGTGTTCCTCAGAGCAAAGGGGCTCCCCATGGCAACCACAAACTCCCCCTGACGAACATCTAATGACTTCCCAAGACGCAGTGTGGGCAAGGGATGCTGAAAACACCCCCAGAGGAACCAAATATCAGTGAAAAAGCCAAAGAggataataaatacaaaaaaaaggtaatatgTCTATTCTTGCGTTTCACCAGAAACAGTCACAGTATCATTGTTACCTTAGCATTGATTTTAATTGTTGCAATGTCTGCGGCCTGATCCACATCTTGTACAGTGGCATTGTACATGTCTCCGTTGGCCAGTTTGACACGAACCCCACGCTTGTTGGCTACAACATGGGCATTGGTCACTATGAGACCATCAGCACTGATGATGAAGCCAGAACCATTAGAAATAGGGATCTCACGGCCAGAGAATGGATGCCTGTTAAGAAATGATGCCCAAAATGGCTTAGTCTACAGTACAAGTAAGGCAACTAAGGCAACCAGTGTGTGCTCAGGCTTCTGTGTGATGAGACAGTAAAGCTATTTAATTTTATCTTATCTTTAAAATCAGtaaattttcattttcactttcaaAGAATTGGACCAAACACCAAAAATACCTTTTGTATACTGGGATCCACAAAGGTCTCATAATCTTGTAATATTACTGTATGCCTATTGCAAGTGTTTTGTACTATTGTGTTATTAATAATCTAAAACTAAGTTATTTTAAGTTTGTGGAGCTGACTCACAGTCATGCATGACTTTTGAACATCCCAATAACAACTAGATTTTGGaatgtctgtggggattagtgctcattcagccacaagagcattagcgTAGTCAGGCAtggatgatggtggtggtggtggtggtggtggtgattttCTACAGAAAGCCAGGTTCTTCAACCTTAACTAAACATTTCTGTGGCTCAATTTATGTCATGCAATAAAAAGGACATGCATTTGGTTTGACTGTGTAGCAAGAGTATGCAAATACTGAGACATAATAACACGTTTCATAATAAGAAACAATGTTGTCCTATTTATGTGCACCATCACCACAATTTCTTTATTACTTTCCtaatttcctttttgtttgtcCTTCCTACCTACTGTACCTTCCTACATCCTACATCCCAAAACAACTCCTCACTTCTTTGGGAGTTGTGGCCAATAGTAGTCGCTGTCCATAGTACTTTGTACAACACACCATTCTGGCACCTTTTGGGATGTTCATTTCAACATACTACAATTCTGGACACACTAATTAGGACACTTTaggacagacagaatgagaatTGGGATCGGAAGTGAAGGGAAAATCCATTAGTTACTGCTACAGAATTAAACGAACCCCATCATGTGTTCAGAAAAGTAGGAAGGTTGCTCTACCACGACAATGACAAACTTTTGGCTTCTTTAACGCAGTCTGTTGTCAAACTCACCGTCCTAATATGTCAATGTAAACTACAGCAGGCGCCGATTTCTCCACTACATCCGCGATAAAGTTGTACTTATACCGCGGACTGTCGCCTTTGTATGCGGAAGCACAGTAGGCTGTAGGTGCGACGCAGTGCAGCACGGTGTTAGTGACAGGTCGTGTCTTCATGGAGACGTGTTTATCCCGCTCGTTGTTTACACCGTATAACGCACTCAGCCCCAGTCCTAACGCCGCGGCTCTAAGGAGACACGTCCGAGATGATGATCCACCGCCTCCTCGTCCTCCTTCCGACACCGGGGCCCTAAACACAGGCGTGTTTTCTGCTGGTTGATTCACTGAACATGTGCTGGAAGCATATCGTACAAATCCTAAAGGTAAATCCTTCACATGGCGCCTCGTCTCTGTGATTATCCGTAAGAGTGGACGATGTTTGGTTGCCATATTGCATCAGATATTAAACAACTTGTCAGCAAACTCTACAGAAGGTGATATCGAAAGCTAATATACTTTTCAGTAGTCCTTATTATGAAACGTTCTCCTTGGGAATTCCGACACTTAAACCCACAACAAGTCGTTACTCTCAGTAAGTCGTTACTATATCAGCATATATCTCGTGCTCCGGAAGTCTCTACACTGCGCATGCGTAGTCCTAACCAAGTCCAGTCATAAACAAAAAGGAATTTGTAGGTCAGATTCAGTTCAAAATCTAGCATCTTAAGAGTCCAGTGCAATATAATGaactattataataataatgaataataatgatgatgatgataataataataataataataataataataataataataatgaattattatttaatgctcAGAACTTAAATGTAATAAGCTGTGCACAAATTCTATAGCAGCAACAATCCTGTTGTCCTTATATATATGACTGTTGTAGAATATTTCTGATACATGGAGGTTAAACTATTATAGATTGTTATGTATTATAAAATAAGTTATGAATTGAATCAGCACTACAAGACAACGTTTTAAAACATAATATCTAACTTTCTTAACTTTGCAACATCTGATCATGATTGGTGAGCTATAATTTTCCTAGGTAATATTTATAAGTCAGGGTTTGATTGTCACTGTCTTGTTACAGTCAATGGCATTGCGTCTCAACTGCAGACACCACGTCATCACGTTGCTACGACGCCGTCTGTTTACTGGCGTTTAGCATTCATTCTCTTGTAGTTTGTTAAGGGCATGTTGATGTATGTTAATGTTAAGCCAAAACATTCGGGGAAAATAATCTTTTAGTTGACTGCTGATCATGTAGATGCTAAAACACAACCGAAACACTTTTCAGAATTTAGCAGAAGAATGTTAAAATGTAGTAAAGTTTAAGTTCTACACAAATCACCACTGGGGTCTTGGTCCTGATGACATTTTGAGTCACCTGATAGTTTCATTGCAATGAAGTAGactccctgacaaaagtcttgttgCCTATCCAAATTGTaggaacaacaaataataacttgacttctagttgatcatTTGGAATCAGAAGTGGCTTATATGAAAGGCAAAGATTTAGATTAtgcttattttaccaaaataaaatcttatcatgccttgattttaaattatttaattgttagGACAGAAAGACTAAAGTTAGACAAAAGTATTGTCACTTAACAGAAATAATCTACAGAAAAGAACAAAGTCATGGTGCAGTGGAAAAAGAATTAATAGTGTGTGACTCCGATGAGCTTGGAGGACTGCATCTATACGTCTCGGCAATGACTCAAGTCATTAGGAATGGCAAAGAAAGCATTCTTGCAGGACTCCCAGAGTTCATCAAGATTCTTCGGTTTCATCTTCAATGCCTCCTGCTTCATCTTACCCCAGACCTGCTCAATAATGTTCATGCCTGGTGACTGGGCTGGCCAAAGCTGGAGCACCTTAACCTTTTTTGCTTTCAGGAACTTTGATGTGGAGGCTGAAGTATAAGGAGTGCCATCCTGCTGAAGAATTTGCCCTCTCCTGTGGTATGTAATGGGCAGCAAGAATGTCTTGATACCTCAGGCTGTTGATGTTACCATCCACTCTGCAGATGTCTCGCTTGCccccatactgtatgtaacccCAAACCATGATTTTTCCTCCACCGAACTtgactgttttctgtgtgaatctTGGGTCCGTGCGGGTTCCAATAGGTCTTCTGCAGTATTTGCGAAGATTGGGATGCAGTACAATAGATGATTCATTGGAAAAATCGACCTTTTTCCAATTTTCCACAGTCCATCCTTCCTGCAAGTGTGGGTCTTGGCAATTGcaacatgatttttttatctAATGCTGGTTTCTGATGACCAGTTGTTATGTACTGGACTGTCGAACCATCAAACGGTCCTCTCGAACTGTTGTCTGCCTGACCTGGGCCTGTCATGAACTTCACCGTTTTCTTCAAATCTTTTTCTTATCCACTTGACATTTAGATACATTAAAGATGTAGCAGGAGACAGCAGACTTGGTCTTCAGGCTCTTGATGATCAGCACTTTGGTCTGTGGTTGAATAAATTCATTTCAAATGAAGGCTGGGTGTGCTGGGGTTCTTCTTCTACACACCTGGGAAAGTGTGAATTACAGTATTTCTCACAGGTGACTCTCtaatctgtgattggttgaatCCTTTAAAGAtgtgacaagacttttgtctaaGCAAAGTCTGACCCTTCTGttctaattaaattattaaaaggcatgataagattttattttggtaaaataagcGTAATCTACGCTTTGGCCTTTGAATTTCATATAAGCCACTACTGATTCTGAatgatcaactagaagtcaagtTATTATTCGTTGTTCCTAAAACATGGATAggcgacaagacttttgtcagggagtgtagactttttttatgtattacTTGTACTGTTTCTGGCACTTTGTATAATGCCATGGCACTTCTGCTTTAGTGTTTTAGGGTGAATTTCTACAATAAAAACGTGTCTATTAGTTTTATAGGATCAGGAGGAAGCTGCATTATTTCCAAATGCACATTTTGCAGAATTGGTTAAAGTCAGTCTAAATTGAAAGTACCTTAGATGAAAAGCTGGATAAATAGTTTAGTTGCATACATAGGAAAACCGTGAGTGTGTGCAGTGAAGCGAGTCCTCAGGATTTGTACACCCCTCAGAAACAGTACCATATGCTACAGCAGTGTTTCCAAGTTCGTTAGGGACATTTCAAAAATTCACATCTTAATCACATCTTTCCACACAAAAGACGCGACATAAGTGAAACATAGTTTAACGTTTACTTAAGAAAACAAAGTAACATCTTAGAGTGGACACTTAAAGTTAGATAAGTTTGCCAGAGCAAGTAAATAAACATGGATAATTCTCAGTCTCTCCTGTGGTTTTCATCAATGTTTCTTATTGCAGCACAGTTTGTTTGACCACTTGTCCTTCTTTATTTATAGCAAAGTTGTAGTTTTTAGGGTTGTCCAACGCCTCCTCAATCCGCTGATCCAGATTTTCCAGTGTAATAAAGTTCTTTGCCTCTTCCTGAAAATGAGATAATTTAAAGGTAAGTGTGTTTTTCACATATTTGCCTCATTTATACATATTTGCATCTTATTTGTCTAATGTTCCCACCTGTAGCTGAaggatttctctctctttttcttttatgtaatTCTCAAGCTCTTGTGCATGCAAAATCGCTGACTCTTTCCTCCTCTGTTCAGCAGCTGCAGTCTCTGCCTGCACACGCAGCTCACTAGTGGGCACAATATGAACATTTAATCAGTGCTGAAAAACATGACTGCATGCTGTGATAGTTTTTATCGTGTTTACTTGTCTCACCGTATTTTTCGTAATCTAAGGTTTTCTGCATCGTTCCAGGCCATTAAGGATCTGTGTTCCTCAGCCTCCTGTTTGGCTCTCTCTTCTGCTAAAGAACCAGTCTCTTCCTCATAGCGCTTCCTCAGCATCTCCTCTTTAAACTGTaatctacacacagacacacacacacacacatctcatccTGAAATATCTGGAAAATCTCTGTTGTTTGGCCTTGACATAGAGTCAGATATCAATTAATcatcatttattataaagagCACAGTTAAATTTTTAACTTCAATTTATATCTAGATGAAGTAAATCATATACATGGTCCCCCATTTCTTTTCAAAGACCACAAATAATTGGACACATTACCAGGTTGCTGACTTTAGTTAGCTCAATTGAATAAATGTTTAAGTAAATGCATGGTGTTTATGATTCAAATGTAGTGAATTAACAGATGAAGCGatgtattacatttattgaCAGCTGCTTTTCCACAGcaaaaaagtttgtgttttgttccaACCCTGAATACAGTTATCAGTATTGACAAATATAGCGTTTggttgaatattttaaatatccaCTTTCTGAAATCAGAGACCCAAAGAGATCACTGGGTGCTAAGTACCTTCTCTAGTGATACCTTGCcattttaattcaaatgtactgtaatagagaacaaaaatgaaaatgcatCACAGTCCACTTTTTGGAGTATGGACCAAGCAATGAGTATGAACATTTAAGAGGGTAATAAGAATGGATTGGAGTATCAATGGAACACCTACTGTGTGCCAATGATAGAAGCATATCCTGCTGCTATGACACTGTGtccattctagtattactgcacatgcaatattgtttgaacatacagtatttacactggtcggcgctatttatgtttattgtctttttttgtattgtcttgcacagtttgcaccaggttgcactttaACGTAACTAAGACTTACTTACTAACTCTGTCTTTGCtttgtagcaccctggtcctggaaaAATGTTGTCTTAttacactgtgtactgcaacatctatatatggttgaaatgacaataaaaagcttcttgacctgaCTTGATATCCACTGTTCTCCATTCAAGCAGAAAACAAACTGCTACAGAAGCTTCTATCATCACAAGCACCACAAGATTCCGTTTCTGACAATAAGTAGGCAGTTTATTCATCTCCATAAGAACAAGCTGAACATTTCAGCGTGTCTGTGTAAAACGTATGCTCTTCTGAGAATGACTAAAACTGAAATATAAGCATGTTGAAGGGTGTTATATCGCCTTTGGGCTTTGAAGAGCAACATGCAAGATAAGAAGAGAAAACAGAcagcatgagtgagtgaggtagCATGCTGCTGTGTGACTTTTTACCTAAGTGCCCTCATGATGAGGTTGTACTCAGTGTAGCGCTGCTTCAGCACCACCATCTCCACAGGGTCCACCGGGGGCGGGGTCTTGATTCGGCCCGCTTTGGACTTGGCTTTCGGGTCAGTGCGAGACTTCCTGCCCCGCACACTGTCCATCACGACACCAAAACGAGGGGACAGTGCAAGGGAGACCGGATTACGGCTCCGAACTACAgctgaaaacattttacactCCAATTGTCTGTTTGAATAAAACTCGCTGATGTGCTGTATGCGGTCAGACCCGAATATAAACAGAGTTActactaaaacaaacacagctctGTAACATTGAGACAGGAGGTCGCCATGTTCAAGACCTTTCGCAGAGGAAGTGctcactctttctcttctttctcttcttcttcatacTGTGCAAGTGTAAAGGGAAATGAGTGTAATATAGTGCCGTCTAATGGTAACAATGTATCATTGCGCGATGCACAGAAAATGCTGCATATGTGCGTTCAGACGTTTGTTGGCGAACACCAACATCgtcgtttgtgtttattttaaagtactGTCATATGTCACTAAACAATTTTAGCTCTTAATAATCACATTTTCTGTTTAGAAAAACGAAATGGGgggaaaataagaataaaagtgTTGGATTTTATATGTGAGCTCATTCGAATGATCCGAATCATTTAAATGATCTGAATCATTCAAAAGAACCAGAAACACCATCAGTTCCCATGAATCCAGATTATTTTCTGGTAATAACTTACTAAATATACATAGACAAAAACATTATATTCAGACTGTTCAATTTGTTAATTCCCAATATTTTGCTTCTGATTAATTCCCCATATTTTGcttgaagaaagaaaagaaaagaaaaaaaaacattgtcatggaaaatctctttaaaaaaagataaacaggttttatggtgcaaaaaaataaaataactcaaATTTATAGAAAATGCAAAGTCGAGATATCTGCAGATTATCATCCCAATGGTGTTTGTACAGTTTTATTTGACCACCCACTAAACCTTTGTATGCAAGGGCATTTATAATTCTGCCACTTATGTTTGTTTGAATCCTTATTTATACAGATAACTGTATTATAATTTGTAGGAGGATTATCTCTGATAAAACACGTAGTTTTTAAAACCAGGTTAAAACCAGGCTATACATGGTAAAATATTCTTATACTATGAATACAGGTTATACATGTTCAAATATtcttatataattaatataaatatttcatattctaCTTCTATCCAAACTCATCAGTGCTAAATATGTCAGGATTGGGGTGTGTGGGATGACATGCCCAGTACTGGATACTTACTAAAATTGTATGAGAAATAGcattatttgaattattacTGCTGAAAAACGCTGCACTAAAACTATATAAAGAAAACCCATAGGAGATACAATgatatttgtattgttttattcagTAGGTATTGTTTTAGGAGCAGAGGTACAGACTACAGAACATTACATTACTGTTGCCGGTTACTTCTCTGCTAGTTGTTTGACCCACTAGCAGTTGACTTTCAGTTTCATTAATGAGCAGATGTAACAGAAGCAGATGAGAGCACATAGATTCCGTACTGTAGTGTTTGATAAAGATAAACACAATTCTTCTATTAATGATTCTTCAGTAACAATATTTGACATTTCTAGTCGAGATATTTCTATTAAATCAAAGATTTCTTTTATTACTGAAATGACTGCTCACAGTACTAGGATGAAGACTAAAAGTCATCTATGAATAAGAACAATAAGCAAATGAGGTTCTACAGCTCAAAATGGCTTGACAAACCATTCACTCGGTTTATTTACTACTCTTACAGAATCAGTGTGCAGAGTAACATTCTGTTGGTGGATATTGGGTCAGAACTATGTCACTACCTCAGTACAATGATAGTGCCTAATGCAAGACTGGTTTTTGAAAAGAATCCACCTTCACAAACGACTGGTTGATAGTTTGAGCAGAAGGGACTTGATCACCAGTCATGATTAGCACTTAGAGAAGAACTGTGGAATGACAATTCACCAACAAAGATATTAAACTCCGACTGGGCAAGTGCTGAACTTAGTGTTCTCTCCATGGTGGCATTGTTTCATTTATAGTGTGAAGAAGAAGGGGAAAGATCCTGGTTTACCTCTTGTGTAACACAAGGGCTCATTTCTCTTTAAATCAGTAATGTGAATATATGGTTAGGGGTCATAATATGGGGTTAGGTCTTAGGTTAGGGACAAGATAGTTTGGGGTTTGGACAATTAGGATTAGAATTAAAGATGAAGCGATGGAGTGGCTGCAGACCTTCATTCCAGCCAAACAGGGGTCACACCTAAACAACAGTTTTGGTTGATATGAACACCTTACAGTCACACCGGCTCATTGTGGGCAAAATTGGAGACCCCTTGGTTAAGAGGCAACCATTTTATCccattgttttaaatattctaTTAGGCTAAAACATTGTGTTAAAGGTCAAGTTTAATGAGAATAAAGGATCAGCATTGGAGGGTTATGGTAGATGGAAATTTAGAAAGGAGTTAAGAAGGTTAGGGTTTATGCCAGAATAGGCAGAGAGTAGTACGTCAGCCGAATCTCCTCCCCCTCAAGCAGCTGCCTGttaaaatatgaacaaaagtacataaaaaagtaaacatgaaGCACTCCAATTAAATGATATGCTGTGACTGATTTATTAGTCATATTAATATGGAAGGCTGTGGGAGTATTGTATTACTTGTATGCTGCAATTTCAATGTCCAGGGCCATCTTTACGTTCAACAGATCATGATATTCCTTCAAGTAGCGTGACATCTCCTCTTTAGCGTCAGCAATATCCCTCTCCAGATGACTTATCCTcccctacagagcaaacaggaaTTACGAATACTAATGAATATGCTGCAAAGCAATGACCATCTGTACCACagatacaaacatatatatgtgtgtgtgtgtgtgtgtgtgtgtgtgtgtatgtgtgtatgtgtgtgtgtgtgcagagaggggggggaggagagagagatctacAGCCTGTGTAATGAGACTAAAGTATGTCAGTCGTTTATCAGCACAGCAGTAAATTAGAATGAGTCAGCAATCTGCCTCAGGAGCTATGCACAATACACTAgcttcctttttattttgtaatattaacaatattgtggcagaaaaaatatttgtgttaaCAAGTGCTTTAATTGTGTGAAGTAGCCATATTGCTCCGCTACAGCACTCTGATCCATTAAACCACTTCTGTCTAAATCAAATGGCTGCCATATTTTTGGTAGAGAAGAACTataatatgtgtgtataatgtgtaatgTTTTCAGCCAGTGATTTGTAGTGTACCTGATACTTGGCAACCTCCTCACTCTGTGTCTCCTCTAGTTCTCTGAGCTGAGAATTCAGAGAGTTGATAACACTCTTCAGAGTTTCAACCTCATTGGAGCAAGCCAGCAGCAGCTGACGGTGCTTGGCCGTTTCCCCACGCACCAAGCGCACAGCCTCCTGCTGCTTATCGGCTACTTGTGCCACGTTGGCCGCCTTTCCCTGGTACCAGGTTTCGGCGGTTTGCATGTTGCGCTTGGCCAAGTTTTCATACTGTGTACGGATCTCTCTCAGGGCGGCTGAGAGGTCTGGTCTGCTCACATCTGGCTCTGTGGTGAGACTGGACACCTGCAACTGCACCTTCAGCCCCTCCCGCTCTTCTGCAAACACCTGCTTCAGAAAGGCTAACTCCTGCGCCAAAGAAATCAGTCTCACCTCAGCGTCACAGGTTAACATTGCTGTCCTGTCTGCCTCATCTCTTGCACGCTGCAGCTCATCCTCAGCCCACTCACGCTGCCGCACCTCCTCCTGCCATCTCTTTTCCAGCTGCTCCTGCTCCACTCGCAGCTTGTCTTTGCGCACCTCCATGTGTTCCTTGTCCTGGGTCTCATGGTGCAGCTGCTGGCGAAGATCCTGTGCCTCTTGTCTGAATAGTTGCTGCAGCCGAGATGGCTGAGTCTGCATTACCTGCAGGGCTTCCAACTGCCCCATTAACATTCGATTCTGCTGCTCCAAACAACGCACCTTCTCAATGTAGGAGGCAAAACGGTCATTCAGCCCCACTAATTCTTCTTTTTCCTGAGCTCTCACTCCCAGCAGCTCTGTACATACCACACTCAGCTCATTTGGCTCCCAGTATCGCAAAGGCTCTGACTTCAACAGCCGCCGTGAGGGAGTGAAGGACATCTGGGAGAGGCGGTAGGGGCTGGAATGGTTGTCCCAGCGCCGGATcagtgaggaggaggaaagTAAACTCATGTTGATGAATTTTTAagttacgtttttttttttaaattaacgtGGAGATTTTTTTGACAAAGTTTTTCCTTTAGGTCCCCCTTGTTCTGCACACCATCGATGGAGATGAACCGGCACTGCACCAGTTCAGAAATACTGCGTGCAGCAGGCTTTATATGGGACACACAAGCaggagctcacacacacacacacacacacaggcacacacacacacacaggcacacacacacacacacacacacacacacacacacacacacacacacacacacacacacacacacacacagcatcattTCAGCCTCAGCCAATAAGGTGCTCAGCAATATTGTAGGTTGGTCTTATGTTTCACTCTGAGAAGCATGAGAAGAGAGGGCAGGGTTCTTATCCCTCACAACATGGTAGAGGACACAGAAAactcaaaacaacaaaatgtatgcaattaaatgcaaattaatattatatactattatatgAGTGGTGATTAGACACGTCAGTATATgctcttttgttgttttgtagGTTAACCAAAAATGTATCCACAGTATTGCTTTGGGGACATGACAGCATGGAGTAGTGGGTAGTTTGGCCAGATTACTGTCCTTTGTCCTTCCCCACAACTAAACCAAAATGTGTGAATACTGATATTTCAGGTGTCTATGCCTCCTTTTAGGAAAGTGGCAGACCAAGACCCTTACCCCACAACTGCTTACTTCTATCTTGTCTCAATAAAAAATCACTTTGAATACTAGCATCAGG harbors:
- the si:dkey-33c12.3 gene encoding vimentin encodes the protein MSLLSSSSLIRRWDNHSSPYRLSQMSFTPSRRLLKSEPLRYWEPNELSVVCTELLGVRAQEKEELVGLNDRFASYIEKVRCLEQQNRMLMGQLEALQVMQTQPSRLQQLFRQEAQDLRQQLHHETQDKEHMEVRKDKLRVEQEQLEKRWQEEVRQREWAEDELQRARDEADRTAMLTCDAEVRLISLAQELAFLKQVFAEEREGLKVQLQVSSLTTEPDVSRPDLSAALREIRTQYENLAKRNMQTAETWYQGKAANVAQVADKQQEAVRLVRGETAKHRQLLLACSNEVETLKSVINSLNSQLRELEETQSEEVAKYQGRISHLERDIADAKEEMSRYLKEYHDLLNVKMALDIEIAAYKQLLEGEEIRLTYYSLPILA
- the mrps26 gene encoding 28S ribosomal protein S26, mitochondrial, with amino-acid sequence MFSAVVRSRNPVSLALSPRFGVVMDSVRGRKSRTDPKAKSKAGRIKTPPPVDPVEMVVLKQRYTEYNLIMRALRLQFKEEMLRKRYEEETGSLAEERAKQEAEEHRSLMAWNDAENLRLRKIRELRVQAETAAAEQRRKESAILHAQELENYIKEKEREILQLQEEAKNFITLENLDQRIEEALDNPKNYNFAINKEGQVVKQTVLQ
- the LOC113639859 gene encoding serine protease HTRA2, mitochondrial; this translates as MATKHRPLLRIITETRRHVKDLPLGFVRYASSTCSVNQPAENTPVFRAPVSEGGRGGGGSSSRTCLLRAAALGLGLSALYGVNNERDKHVSMKTRPVTNTVLHCVAPTAYCASAYKGDSPRYKYNFIADVVEKSAPAVVYIDILGRHPFSGREIPISNGSGFIISADGLIVTNAHVVANKRGVRVKLANGDMYNATVQDVDQAADIATIKINAKHPLPTLRLGKSLDVRQGEFVVAMGSPFALRNTITSGIVSSAQRGSKELGLSNGNMDYIQTDAAIDFGNSGGPLINLDGEVIGINTMKVTAGISFAIPSDRLRLFLENAADKKSSWFSGSENKRRYIGVMMLTLTPSIITELKMRDPLFPDVTHGILIHRVITGSPANRAGMKPGDIVVEVNGKKVSTSEEIYNAVRTSDSINMVVRRGQDLLMLHISPEFTE